The Nicotiana tabacum cultivar K326 chromosome 5, ASM71507v2, whole genome shotgun sequence sequence CCATATGTAAGCCTCCCGGATATTGACCTGCCCCAATTTTAAAacataactctctctctctcacacacacacaccctctctctctcacctTTGTCTCTTCGCCATTTCGTTTTAATGAGCATTTTTTGTACGAGTGTATGTCTACGATTATTCATGAGGCAAATCCAAAATTGAGTTCTCTATTAGAATAATTTTTATGGAAGATGGAAGGAAGTGCCATACTCTTCTTTATGTAAAAAAATTTAGATTCTTTTTGTTTATGTAATGGGTATTTTTTTCCAGATGACTCTTCAGTAGCCCAGGGTGATCTGATCccattgtattttttttatttgaaatttcgggtggttttctttattattttttgtcaTTCCTCtatgaaaatctaaggattttgTTTAATCTTTTTTATTGTTTAtgtaatttgtatttttatttttaatttattttactatttgttCTATTAATATTTAAGCTTTTCTGTTCTTTGTAACGGGTATTGTGCAATTATCACATATCATACACATTGGGTTCATATGATGTACTAATAATAGTTGGCAATTCTTTAAATAATTTCTTTACTagtatttgttttcttcttttgaaatcatttttgTTATTATGGATTTACTTTTTTTTCGATTAGATTACTGCGCTAAGTCTAGTAAAAAAAAGGATTTTCTATCCATAATTTGCAAGTGAGATtggttgttgtgtttgttgctaTTTCCGGCGGATCTGTGGATTCCGCCCAAGTAGAACCGAGGAGAAGAAGAACAAGGGGAGAGAGAGAGTTATGTTTTAGAATCAGAGCGGGTCTATATTCGGACGAATTATGGGTGAGTTTAATAATATTTTGGTTGAAGTTCAAGTTAGGTCAATGGAATGGTGACGTGtggatattaattaaaaaaaaagaaattaaaatttttttgTTAGTAACGAGGGTAATGTTGAGCCAAAAAAATAACACTAAAGGCATTTTTATTCAAATAGATGGACAGGGGACATTTTTATACTAATTTCAGATAGTTTAAGGGCAATTTTGGACTTTTTCCCGattcttttatacaaaattttTGGCTCCGCGTACAATCGCTTCCAACTAGTTGGAATTGAGATGACATTGATTGACTGATTAATACTAAAGTGATACCATAATTATAGTGCACATGTCAAATTAACttttaattaaaataagaaaGCAGAGAAAATTAATTtgcttattattaattattattgctTAAAATTTATTGTTGCTAGTGTATCTGAATTTTTTTCTTGTTCGAATTAAATTGCTGGAAGATGCTAGGCCAAAGAAAAAAATTCTAGAAATTGGACTGGTCACATAATAGAagcaacgacaacaacaacacaaacaaCCCATTATAATCTTATTTAGTGGGGTCTTTTAGTGTATATGCAAATCTTACCCCTATCCGGAGTAGAGATGTTGTTTCCAAATAGATCTCCGGCATCCTTTCCTCTAAGAACTTCCAATCTTGCTCTTGAGgagactcaaactcacaacctcttgattagaagtggaggttgcttatcATCGGAGCAACTCGCGTCTCGACAAAGGAAATAGAAGCAGTGATAatatttgcttttcttttaaagaaaagaaagaagaagtgcTTAATATCCCTCttaaacaatgaaaaggaaaaagaaaaaaaaatacttaagtgataaaatcaaaacaaaaacaaaaacaaaaaaggattTCTTTCCTAACAAGAAATGGAGTAACACTCTTTATATAAACTCCTCGTTTCCCCACCCATGGGCAGATCCTTCATACTCAAACATTACACAAAATCAGAAACTCTTCAGAGACCTATCAACTTCTGCAAAAATCATGACTAACAAAGCTGAATCCTCCGATTCGTAAGTACCCTTTTTCCCGATCTTTACAACGAAACAACACGTTGTAGATTTAGTTTGTGATTTTGATCTTCGATTTTGTTGTGGTATTTATGTAAATATGTGTACAGGAAAGGGACAAAGAGGGACTATAGTACGGCGATATTGGAGAGGAAGAAGTCGCCTAATCGCCTTGTTGTTGATGAAGCAATCAACGATGACAACTCTGTTGTTGCTCTTCACCCTGATACTATGGAGAAGCTTCAGCTTTTTCGCGGTGACACTATCCTGATCAAGGTCAGATTTTTGCCCTTTATTTTGCTAGAATTAGTTGAATATTTTGGGTTTAGCTGTGCAAGTTTTTAAACTTTGTTAGCTTTTGTGGGTTTAAGTCGAGTTTGATGAGGTCTTAGTTCTGCAATCTTGATAAAGGCCTGGTTTTTACCCATGTTTTGTTAAAATTACTTCAATTTTCTGTGTTTAGCTGTGCAAGTATTAAACTTTGTTAGCTTTGTGGATTTAAACCTCACCCATTGTATAAGGGATTAGACGGGGTTTTAGTAATTTGTACTATGATTTTTGATAATCACGGTTAATGTGAGagtttttttggaattaattgaaTAATTTGTGTCTAGTTGTGCAACTTTTTAACTTTGTTAGCTTATTGTGTGTCTCACTCATTATATAAGTTCTGAATTTTAACCATGATTTTGTTAGAAGTTACTTGATCTTTCTGTGTTTAGCTCTGCGAGTTTTGAACATTGGTAGCTTTTGTGGGTTTAAGACTCACTGGTTATATAAGGGGTTTGATGAATTTTAGTTCTTTCTACTATGATTTTTGATAATGGCGGTCAATGTGTAAGTTTTGGATTGGGATTCTGGAGTTTTGCTTGGATATCTGAATTTGGGTTTTGGGTTTCTGAATTCTTGATCAAGATCTGGCTTTTACCCATGATTTTGTTCAAATTACTTTAATTTGCTGTTTTTAGCTGTCAAACGTTTAAACTTTGGTAGCTTTTTTGGTTAAATTTCACACGTGATATGATGGTTTTAGGATAATGTTGATGTGTGGAAAAAACTTAGGTTTTCAGATTTTGTCTCAAATCCTGAATTTGGATTTAGGgtttattttgtatttattttaaaatctgtGTTTATTTGCTTTACAATTAGGTGATAATTATTAAAATCTGTCTTTGCTctgtttttgtgtttattttgtaTCTTTTGAAGAGATTaaaagggtgtttggctaagcttataagttggtcaaactggcttataagcactttttggcttatctacgcgattggtaaaattaaaagtgcttataagttaagtgcttataagccaaaaataggttggtctcccccaacttatcaaatttcagcttataagcactttaagtttgaccaaaatatttactattttatccttaaaatacttctttttaaaacaaaactcttcgAATACCCAGTTCTTCAGCTGCATcttattaatttcagcacttttatccaaacaagtaactgcttattttttaaatcagtttcagcacttaaaagtgtttttcagcacctaatgcttatcagctaatctaaatcagctaagccaaacgggctctaagtgaTTAACGTGACCACATGCTGAAGGTTTTTGGTTGTCTTTATGCCCCTTTTTTGTTTTCCCCCCCAAGTTCAGATGAGTAGATTTGGTTAGTCCTAGTGATTGTACTTCTTTATGCTACATGAGATGCAAACTTGAGAATATATTGGTTTACTTTGTAATGCCACTATATTATGGTGATCCAAGAAGAGCCTGATAATAACCTGGATGCTGGGATATGAATCATATGATTATTATGAGGATCTTATGGTTATACACAGTTTAATTTCTGAactttggtttggtttatagGGTAAGAAGAGAAAAGATACAATCTGCATAGCTCTTGCTGATGACACCTGTGACGAGCCGAAGATCAGGATGAACAAGGTTGTCAGAAATAACCTAAGGGTTCGACTTGGTGATGTTGTCTCTGTGCATCAGTGTCCTGATGTCAAGTATGGCAAACGTGTACACATTCTTCCCATTGATGATACCATTGAAGGGGTCACTGGGAACCTCTTCGATGCTTACTTAAAACGTAAGTGTTCAGATGTTTTTTGATTTCTTCTTAATATTACCTTGCTACTGCTTTGACCTGCATGAACTGCCTTGCTACTGCTTTGAATTTGGAAGTGCGATTAGGTGTACGTACACACATAATAAAGAGGCCAGACTTAGCTTATAATATACTGTAGTAAGATAAATTCTCTTTGCAGAGGCTCTGTGCCATTCATCTTGCCTATGAAACCTTCTTTATAACTCATATTAAGCAAACTAACAACATTAGTATCGCTCCATGTGGTGATTCATCgaagcttcttttattttggagGTGAGAACTGACAAGCAGAACAAGATCAGATTCTTGTCATGCATTTTTATCTATTCTAATATCTtctcaattttgaaatttttggtgATGAAGACTTTAGATACACTAGCAGTTTTTATGAGTATTCATAATCAGCACTCATGTTTCTTGTTAAAGTAATGTGTTTCTGTCATAGTTGTGTAGACAAATGCTGATATGCTAttacttctttattttgttcttctgcAGCCTATTTCCTTGAAGCATACAGACCAGTGAGGAAGGGTGATCTTTTCCTGGTAAGGGGAGGGATGAGAAGTGTGGAGTTCAAGGTTATTGAGACTGATCCTCCTGAATATTGTGTTGTTGCCCCTGATACTGAGATATTTTGTGAGGGTGAACCTGTGAGTAGGGAAGACGAGAATAGGCTAGATGAGATCGGCTATGATGATGTTGGGGGCGTGCGTAAACAAATGGCTCAAATACGGGAGCTTGTTGAGCTTCCACTAAGGCACCCACAACTCTTCAAATCCATTGGTGTCAAGCCTCCCAAAGGAATTCTGTTGTATGGACCTCCTGGATCTGGAAAGACTTTAATAGCCCGAGCAGTTGCAAATGAGACTGGTGCGTTCTTCTTCTGTATTAATGGTCCAGAGATCATGTCAAAATTGGCTGGAGAAAGTGAAAGCAATCTTAGGAAAGCATTTGAGGAAGCTGAAAAGAATGCACCATCAATCATTTTTATCGACGAAATTGACTCAATAGCTCCTAAACGTGAGAAGACACATGGAGAGGTTGAGAGGAGGATTGTCTCCCAGCTTTTGACATTGATGGATGGACTCAAATCACGTGCCCATGTAATTGTTATGGGTGCCACTAATCGCCCCAATAGCATTGATCCTGCCTTAAGAAGGTTTGGCAGGTTTGACAGAGAAATAGACATTGGTGTTCCAGATGAAGTGGGGCGTCTCGAGGTGCTCCGTATCCATACGAAGAACATGAAGCTTGCTGAAGAAGTAATTTCACCTCTTAATTTTTTGCTGTTTTCAAATCTTCTCCATTCCAAGAAGGAGTTGCATTTTGTTGACTTTGAGATTTCTTTCTTTGCAggttgatttagaaagaattgGCAAGGACACACATGGTTATGTCGGTGCTGATTTAGCAGCTTTGTGTACCGAGGCTGCACTTCAGTGCATCAGAGAGAAGATGGACGTGATAGATTTGGAGGATGAGACCATTGATGCAGAGATACTGAACTCCATGGCTGTGACAAATGAGCACTTCCAAACTGCTCTTGGAACGAGCAATCCCTCTGCCTTGCGTGAAACTGTATGTCTAAACTTCTCTCGTAATCTGTTTAGGACGCTACTAAATTTGCATTTGAATCTAACTATGTAGCTTTTGGTTGAGCAGGTTGTTGAAGTTCCCAATGTCTCTTGGGAGGACATTGGAGGCCTTGAGAATGTCAAGCGTGAGCTCCAAGAGGTACTTCTATATACTGAACATACTGGTGATTCATATTAGGGTCCTGATGAAATTACCATATTAATTTATTTCAATctgttatttttaattgttttgtTTAAATTCAACTTGTTGACCAGACTGTTCAATATCCGGTGGAACATCCTGAGAAATTCGAGAAGTTTGGTATGTCTCCATCAAAGGGAGTCCTGTTCTACGGCCCACCCGGATGTGGGAAAACTTTGCTTGC is a genomic window containing:
- the LOC107820024 gene encoding cell division cycle protein 48 homolog; translation: MTNKAESSDSKGTKRDYSTAILERKKSPNRLVVDEAINDDNSVVALHPDTMEKLQLFRGDTILIKGKKRKDTICIALADDTCDEPKIRMNKVVRNNLRVRLGDVVSVHQCPDVKYGKRVHILPIDDTIEGVTGNLFDAYLKPYFLEAYRPVRKGDLFLVRGGMRSVEFKVIETDPPEYCVVAPDTEIFCEGEPVSREDENRLDEIGYDDVGGVRKQMAQIRELVELPLRHPQLFKSIGVKPPKGILLYGPPGSGKTLIARAVANETGAFFFCINGPEIMSKLAGESESNLRKAFEEAEKNAPSIIFIDEIDSIAPKREKTHGEVERRIVSQLLTLMDGLKSRAHVIVMGATNRPNSIDPALRRFGRFDREIDIGVPDEVGRLEVLRIHTKNMKLAEEVDLERIGKDTHGYVGADLAALCTEAALQCIREKMDVIDLEDETIDAEILNSMAVTNEHFQTALGTSNPSALRETVVEVPNVSWEDIGGLENVKRELQETVQYPVEHPEKFEKFGMSPSKGVLFYGPPGCGKTLLAKAIANECQANFISVKGPELLTMWFGESEANVREIFDKARQSAPCVLFFDELDSIATQRGSSVGDAGGAADRVLNQLLTEMDGMNAKKTVFIIGATNRPDIIDPALLRPGRLDQLIYIPLPDEDSRHQIFKACLRKSPLSKDIDLRALAKYTQGFSGADITEICQRACKYAIRENIEKDIEREKRRSENPEAMEEDVDDEVAEIKPAHFEESMKYARRSVSDADIRKYQAFAQTLQQSRGFGTEFRFSETSTAGGATGTADPFATSAGGADEDDLYS